From the genome of Duffyella gerundensis, one region includes:
- a CDS encoding ABC transporter ATP-binding protein gives MSLISIHGAYLSFSDAPLLDNTELHIEENERVCLVGRNGAGKSTLMKIINGEQPLDDGRIIYEQDLIVARLQQDPPRNIAGTVYDFVAEGVAEQAEHLKAYHAISHVVMDDPSEKNFDEMARLQAILDHQNLWQLEARINDVLEKIGLEPDVELSSLSGGWLRKAALGRALVSNPRVLMLDEPTNHLDIETIHWLETFLKTFQGSIVFISHDRSFIRNMATRIVDLDRGKLVSWPGNYDLYLESKEEALRVEEMQNAEFDRKLAQEEVWIRQGIKARRTRNEGRVRALKALRRERSERREVMGKANMQVGEATRSGKIVFELENVDYSIAGKQLVKDFSAQVQRGDKIALVGPNGCGKTTLLKLMLGQLKADSGRVHIGTKLEVAYFDQHRAELDPDRTVMDNLAEGKQEVLVNGKPRHVLGYLQDFLFHPKRAMTPVRALSGGERNRLLLAKLFLKPSNLLILDEPTNDLDVETLELLEELIDGYQGSVLLVSHDREFVDNTVTECWIFEGTGEIGTFVGGYHDAQLQRSAYKQTRAPAKPTASSKSENAKSEPVKRSASKLSYNLQRELEQLPQQLEQLESRIATLQAQIGDADFFSQPRETTQPVLDAMAQAEQDLEKAFERWEYLESLKNSGE, from the coding sequence ATGTCATTAATCAGTATTCATGGTGCCTATTTATCGTTCAGCGACGCGCCGCTGCTGGACAACACAGAACTGCATATCGAAGAGAATGAGCGCGTCTGCCTGGTAGGCCGTAACGGCGCCGGTAAATCGACGCTGATGAAAATCATCAACGGCGAACAGCCGCTCGACGATGGTCGCATTATTTACGAACAGGATTTGATCGTTGCGCGCCTGCAACAGGATCCACCGCGCAATATCGCCGGTACGGTGTATGACTTCGTGGCCGAAGGCGTGGCCGAGCAGGCGGAGCATTTAAAAGCCTACCACGCGATTTCGCATGTGGTGATGGACGATCCGAGTGAGAAGAATTTTGATGAGATGGCGCGCCTGCAGGCGATCCTCGATCATCAGAATCTCTGGCAGCTGGAAGCGCGTATCAATGACGTGCTGGAAAAAATCGGCCTTGAGCCTGACGTTGAGCTTTCATCATTGTCAGGCGGCTGGCTGCGTAAAGCGGCGCTGGGCCGTGCGCTGGTCAGTAATCCACGCGTGTTGATGCTCGATGAGCCAACCAACCACCTGGATATTGAAACAATTCACTGGCTGGAAACCTTCCTGAAAACTTTTCAGGGCAGCATCGTCTTTATTTCCCATGACCGTTCGTTTATCCGCAACATGGCGACGCGTATTGTCGATCTCGACCGCGGTAAGCTGGTCTCCTGGCCGGGTAATTACGATCTCTACCTGGAAAGCAAAGAAGAAGCGCTGCGGGTAGAAGAGATGCAGAACGCGGAGTTTGACCGCAAGCTGGCGCAGGAAGAAGTGTGGATCCGTCAGGGCATTAAGGCGCGCCGCACGCGTAACGAAGGCCGTGTGCGTGCGCTAAAAGCGCTGCGTCGCGAGCGCTCAGAACGTCGTGAAGTGATGGGCAAAGCGAACATGCAGGTTGGCGAAGCCACGCGCTCGGGCAAAATTGTCTTTGAACTGGAAAACGTCGATTACAGCATTGCTGGTAAGCAGCTGGTTAAAGATTTCTCTGCGCAGGTACAGCGCGGCGACAAAATTGCGCTGGTGGGGCCTAACGGCTGCGGTAAAACTACGCTGCTTAAGCTGATGCTCGGTCAGCTTAAAGCGGACAGTGGTCGTGTGCATATCGGTACCAAGCTGGAAGTGGCGTACTTCGATCAGCACCGTGCCGAACTCGATCCCGATCGTACGGTGATGGACAACCTTGCTGAAGGTAAACAGGAAGTGCTGGTCAACGGTAAGCCGCGCCATGTGCTCGGCTACCTGCAGGACTTCCTGTTCCATCCCAAGCGCGCCATGACGCCGGTCAGAGCGCTGTCGGGCGGCGAGCGTAACCGCCTCCTGCTGGCCAAGCTGTTCCTCAAGCCCAGCAACCTGTTGATTCTCGATGAACCGACCAATGACCTGGATGTGGAAACGCTGGAGCTGCTGGAAGAGCTGATCGATGGCTATCAGGGCAGCGTGCTGCTGGTAAGCCACGATCGTGAATTTGTTGATAACACCGTGACCGAATGCTGGATTTTTGAAGGCACCGGCGAGATCGGCACCTTTGTTGGCGGCTATCACGATGCTCAGCTGCAGCGTAGCGCCTATAAACAGACCCGCGCGCCGGCAAAACCTACCGCCTCGTCAAAAAGCGAAAACGCGAAAAGCGAACCTGTTAAACGCAGCGCAAGCAAACTAAGCTATAACCTGCAGCGCGAGCTTGAACAGCTTCCGCAGCAGCTGGAGCAGCTGGAATCACGTATCGCCACGCTTCAGGCCCAGATCGGCGATGCTGACTTCTTCAGCCAGCCGCGTGAAACCACGCAGCCGGTACTGGATGCAATGGCGCAGGCGGAGCAGGATCTGGAAAAGGCCTTTGAACGCTGGGAATACCTTGAATCCCTGAAAAATAGTGGTGAGTAA
- the pqiA gene encoding membrane integrity-associated transporter subunit PqiA — protein MCSQDHAHQWMLCPQCDLTVELPTMAPGQRARCPRCHTTLATNWSDPGKRPVAYAIAALVMLLLANLFPFVNMHVSGISSEIGLMQIPRVMVNEDYSSLATIFLLLVQGIPACCMLLILLLMTNLPLPHTLRGGLARVLFQLKNWGMAEIFMAGVLVSFVKLMAYGDIGLGTSFWPWCLFCMMQLRAIQCVDRRWLWQRIAPQPALPHQPQGGISGLEQGLRSCSCCTAVLPVGQLSCPRCGVTGHARRKHSLQWTLALLFTSVMLYIPANILPIMLTNTLGSEHNSNIMAGVILLWSDGSYPIALVIFIASIMVPSLKMLAIGWLCWDAKGYGRGDREKMHLIYEVVEFVGRWSMIDVFVVAVLSALVQMGRLMSINPGIGALLFAVVVILTIFAAMAFDPRLTWDIKHKNTLKEPSVDGQ, from the coding sequence ATGTGTTCACAGGATCATGCGCATCAATGGATGCTCTGTCCGCAATGTGATCTGACCGTTGAATTACCCACCATGGCGCCCGGACAACGGGCGCGTTGTCCGCGCTGTCACACCACGCTGGCGACCAACTGGAGCGACCCGGGCAAACGCCCGGTCGCTTATGCCATCGCCGCGCTGGTCATGCTGCTGCTGGCTAACCTCTTTCCTTTCGTGAATATGCACGTTTCTGGCATCAGCAGTGAAATTGGGCTGATGCAGATACCGCGTGTGATGGTTAATGAAGATTACAGCAGTCTTGCCACCATTTTTCTGTTGCTGGTACAGGGCATTCCGGCCTGCTGCATGCTACTCATTTTGCTGTTAATGACCAATCTGCCGCTGCCGCACACGCTACGCGGCGGCCTGGCGCGCGTGCTGTTTCAGCTCAAAAATTGGGGCATGGCGGAAATCTTTATGGCTGGCGTGTTGGTCAGCTTCGTTAAGCTAATGGCTTATGGTGACATCGGCCTGGGCACCAGCTTTTGGCCGTGGTGTCTGTTTTGCATGATGCAGCTACGCGCGATCCAGTGCGTTGATCGCCGCTGGTTATGGCAGCGTATCGCACCGCAGCCCGCTTTGCCTCATCAGCCGCAAGGTGGTATCAGCGGTCTGGAGCAGGGACTGCGATCCTGTTCCTGCTGTACCGCTGTGCTGCCGGTTGGCCAGCTCAGTTGCCCTCGCTGCGGCGTAACTGGCCATGCGCGGCGCAAGCATAGCCTGCAATGGACGCTGGCACTGCTTTTTACCTCCGTAATGCTCTATATACCGGCCAATATTTTGCCGATTATGCTGACCAATACGCTGGGCAGTGAACACAACTCAAACATCATGGCGGGCGTTATTCTGCTGTGGAGCGATGGCTCATATCCGATTGCGCTGGTGATTTTCATCGCCAGTATTATGGTGCCCTCGCTGAAAATGCTCGCCATTGGCTGGCTCTGCTGGGATGCAAAAGGCTATGGCCGTGGCGACAGAGAAAAAATGCATCTGATTTATGAAGTGGTGGAGTTTGTCGGCCGCTGGTCGATGATTGACGTATTTGTCGTTGCTGTTCTCTCTGCACTGGTGCAGATGGGACGTTTAATGAGTATCAATCCCGGCATTGGGGCACTGCTGTTTGCGGTGGTGGTCATTTTAACCATCTTTGCAGCCATGGCGTTTGATCCCCGGTTGACGTGGGACATAAAACATAAAAACACTCTTAAGGAGCCGAGCGTTGACGGACAATAA
- the pqiB gene encoding intermembrane transport protein PqiB, translating to MTDNNRGIAQVDQIKRWSPVWIIPILTLLIGGWILFYHFSHQGPEVTLITTNAEGIEAGKTAIKSRSVNVGVVESAVLSDDLNHVEIKARLNSGMGKLLHKDSVFWVVKPQVGKEGVTGLGTLLSGSYIELQPGAKGEVAPRYELLDSPPLASPDAKGIRITLDSIKAGQLNPGDPVLFRGYRVGSVETSQFDADKRVMRYQLFINAPYDRLVTSNVRFWKDSGIAVDMSASGMRVEMGSLTTLFSGGVSFDVPDGWELGSAASNQAEYHLYDNQRNIQDSLYTTHIDYLMFFNDSIRGLQAGAPVEFRGIRLGTVAEVPYLFPGATQALNNDYRIPVLIRIEPDRFMQRLGDNFDLEQHLQDGKKQGLRASLKSANLLTGSLYIDLDFYDNVPAYKGPNKVAGYEIIPTTSGGLAQIQQKLTQALDKINQLPLNPMINEATGTLKETQRTMRDVQKTLDNLNKITASPALQALPGDMQQTLRELNRSMKGLQPGSPAYNKLVGDMQRLDQVMRELQPVLKTLNTKSNALVFEAKPGQDPQPKRAKQ from the coding sequence TTGACGGACAATAATCGCGGCATCGCCCAGGTTGACCAAATTAAGCGCTGGTCGCCGGTCTGGATCATTCCCATTCTCACCCTGCTGATTGGTGGATGGATCCTGTTTTATCACTTCAGCCATCAGGGCCCGGAAGTGACCTTAATTACCACCAACGCCGAAGGTATTGAGGCGGGGAAAACGGCGATCAAAAGCCGCAGCGTCAACGTTGGCGTGGTCGAAAGCGCCGTGTTGAGCGACGATCTCAACCATGTTGAGATCAAGGCGCGCCTCAATTCCGGCATGGGAAAGCTCTTGCACAAGGATAGCGTGTTTTGGGTGGTGAAACCGCAGGTAGGAAAAGAGGGCGTAACCGGTTTAGGCACGCTGCTTTCCGGTTCCTACATTGAGCTGCAGCCCGGTGCAAAGGGTGAGGTGGCGCCGCGTTATGAACTGCTCGACTCACCGCCGCTCGCCTCGCCGGATGCTAAGGGTATTCGCATTACGCTGGACAGCATCAAAGCGGGCCAGCTCAATCCGGGCGATCCGGTGCTGTTTCGCGGCTATCGCGTGGGCTCGGTTGAAACCAGTCAGTTCGATGCCGATAAACGCGTGATGCGCTATCAGTTGTTTATCAACGCGCCGTACGATCGCCTCGTGACCAGCAATGTACGCTTCTGGAAGGACAGCGGTATAGCCGTGGATATGTCCGCCTCGGGCATGCGGGTTGAGATGGGATCGCTGACCACACTGTTCAGCGGCGGCGTCAGCTTCGACGTGCCGGATGGCTGGGAGCTGGGCAGCGCTGCCAGTAATCAGGCCGAATACCATCTTTACGATAACCAGCGCAACATTCAGGATTCACTCTATACCACGCACATCGATTATCTGATGTTCTTTAACGACTCGATTCGTGGCCTGCAGGCGGGTGCGCCGGTTGAATTCCGCGGCATCCGGCTGGGTACGGTTGCCGAAGTGCCGTATTTGTTCCCTGGCGCGACACAGGCATTGAATAATGACTACCGTATTCCGGTGCTGATTCGCATTGAACCCGATCGCTTTATGCAGCGACTGGGCGATAACTTCGATCTTGAACAGCATCTGCAGGATGGTAAAAAACAGGGTCTGCGTGCGTCACTGAAATCGGCCAACCTGTTAACCGGCTCGCTGTATATCGATCTCGACTTTTATGACAATGTGCCGGCGTATAAAGGACCGAATAAAGTAGCGGGTTACGAGATCATTCCCACCACCAGCGGTGGCCTGGCGCAGATCCAACAGAAACTGACCCAGGCGCTGGATAAGATTAATCAGCTGCCGTTGAATCCGATGATCAATGAGGCGACCGGTACGCTGAAAGAGACGCAGCGTACAATGCGTGATGTGCAGAAAACGCTGGATAATCTCAACAAGATCACCGCCAGCCCGGCACTGCAGGCGTTGCCAGGCGATATGCAGCAAACGCTACGTGAGTTGAACCGCAGTATGAAAGGGCTACAGCCAGGTTCACCGGCCTATAATAAGCTGGTGGGTGATATGCAGCGGCTGGATCAAGTGATGCGTGAGCTGCAACCCGTACTGAAGACGCTGAATACCAAGAGCAATGCGCTGGTGTTTGAAGCGAAACCCGGACAAGATCCACAGCCAAAAAGGGCGAAACAGTGA
- the pqiC gene encoding membrane integrity-associated transporter subunit PqiC — MKGLILAAAVLLTACSSTPQTHYYQLPTAQVPATVIATPADGQSVVWVEHVSVPDYLAGNGVVYQASEVQYVIAANNLWASPLDQQLQQTLVSNLGQALPGWLISSKPLGANYDTLNVNVTGFQGRYDGKAVISGEWLLEHQGRVIKHAFNVVLPQSEDGYDALVSTLAQGWKQQADEIAKTLVTIK, encoded by the coding sequence GTGAAAGGATTAATTCTGGCTGCGGCGGTGTTGCTCACTGCCTGTAGCAGCACACCGCAGACGCACTATTATCAGTTGCCCACCGCACAGGTACCGGCAACGGTGATCGCTACGCCAGCTGACGGCCAGTCGGTGGTGTGGGTCGAGCATGTTTCGGTACCTGATTATCTTGCAGGTAATGGCGTGGTCTATCAGGCGAGTGAAGTGCAGTATGTCATCGCCGCTAATAATCTGTGGGCCAGCCCGCTGGATCAGCAACTGCAGCAAACACTGGTCAGTAATCTTGGTCAGGCTTTGCCCGGTTGGTTAATCTCGTCAAAACCGCTAGGCGCTAACTACGATACGCTGAATGTTAACGTCACCGGTTTCCAGGGGCGTTATGATGGCAAAGCGGTGATCAGCGGTGAATGGTTGCTGGAGCATCAGGGAAGGGTGATCAAGCATGCGTTTAACGTGGTGTTGCCACAGTCGGAAGATGGCTACGATGCGCTGGTCAGCACGCTGGCGCAGGGCTGGAAGCAGCAGGCAGATGAGATAGCAAAAACGCTGGTAACGATTAAATAA
- the rmf gene encoding ribosome modulation factor, with the protein MKRQKRDRLERAHSRGYQAGITGRSKEMCPYQTIDTKSYWLGGWRQAMEDRTATAA; encoded by the coding sequence ATGAAGAGACAGAAACGAGATCGCCTTGAACGAGCCCATTCACGTGGTTATCAAGCTGGCATCACAGGGCGCTCTAAAGAGATGTGCCCGTATCAAACAATTGATACGAAGTCTTACTGGTTGGGAGGTTGGCGACAAGCCATGGAGGACAGGACGGCTACGGCCGCGTAG
- the fabA gene encoding bifunctional 3-hydroxydecanoyl-ACP dehydratase/trans-2-decenoyl-ACP isomerase, whose amino-acid sequence MVDKRESYSKEDLIASGRGELFGAEGPPLPAGNMLMMDRVVKMTEDGGNYGKGFVEAELDINPDLWFFSCHFINDPVMPGCLGLDAMWQLVGFYLGWLGAEGKGRALGVGEVKFTGQVLPTAKKVSYRIHFKRVINRKLVMGVADGEVLVDGHVIYTATDLKVGLFKDTTAF is encoded by the coding sequence ATGGTAGATAAACGCGAATCCTACTCGAAAGAAGATTTAATCGCTTCCGGACGCGGTGAACTTTTCGGCGCTGAAGGTCCGCCGTTGCCTGCCGGCAACATGCTCATGATGGACCGCGTTGTCAAAATGACGGAAGACGGCGGTAATTATGGTAAAGGCTTTGTGGAAGCTGAACTGGATATCAATCCGGACCTGTGGTTTTTTAGCTGCCACTTTATCAACGATCCGGTGATGCCTGGTTGCCTCGGCCTTGATGCGATGTGGCAGCTGGTAGGATTCTATCTCGGCTGGCTGGGCGCTGAAGGCAAAGGCCGTGCGCTGGGCGTGGGCGAAGTGAAATTTACCGGTCAGGTTTTGCCAACCGCGAAAAAAGTTTCTTATCGCATTCACTTTAAGCGCGTCATTAACCGTAAGCTGGTGATGGGTGTGGCGGATGGTGAAGTGCTGGTTGATGGTCACGTTATCTATACGGCCACCGATCTGAAAGTCGGTCTGTTCAAAGACACAACGGCATTCTGA